In the Streptomyces sp. BHT-5-2 genome, one interval contains:
- a CDS encoding ATP/GTP-binding protein gives MDFASSDPGQSPARATTSAKIVVAGGFGVGKTTFVGAVSEINPLRTEAVMTSASAGIDDLSHVQDKTTTTVAMDFGRITLDEDLILYLFGTPGQDRFWFMWDDLVRGAIGAVVLVDTRRLADCFPAVDYFENSGLPFVIALNGFEGHQPYTPDEVREALQIGPGTPIVTTDARHRAEAKSTLITLVEHALMARLQ, from the coding sequence GTGGACTTCGCAAGCTCTGACCCCGGCCAGAGCCCGGCCCGCGCCACGACCTCGGCGAAGATCGTGGTGGCGGGCGGCTTCGGCGTGGGCAAGACCACGTTCGTCGGGGCCGTCTCGGAGATCAATCCGCTGCGCACGGAGGCCGTGATGACCTCCGCGTCGGCGGGCATCGACGATCTCAGCCACGTCCAGGACAAGACGACCACGACCGTGGCGATGGACTTCGGCCGGATCACCCTGGACGAGGACCTGATCCTGTACCTCTTCGGTACGCCGGGCCAGGACCGCTTCTGGTTCATGTGGGACGACCTGGTGCGCGGCGCGATCGGCGCGGTCGTCCTGGTCGACACCCGGCGGCTGGCCGACTGCTTCCCGGCGGTCGACTACTTCGAGAACAGCGGCCTGCCCTTCGTCATCGCCCTCAACGGCTTCGAGGGACATCAGCCCTACACCCCGGACGAGGTCCGCGAGGCCCTCCAGATCGGGCCGGGGACGCCGATCGTCACCACCGACGCGCGGCACCGCGCGGAGGCCAAGAGCACGCTCATCACGCTCGTGGAGCACGCGCTGATGGCCCGCCTCCAGTAG
- a CDS encoding DUF742 domain-containing protein codes for MTPPPANSGPYGAYSPASYGSEGDQPLVRPYAMTGGRTRPRYQLAIEALVSTTADPSQLPGLLPEHQRICHLCREVKSVAEVSALLHIPLGVARILVADLAEAGMVAIHQPGGSGEAGGTPDVTLLERVLSGLRKL; via the coding sequence ATGACCCCGCCACCCGCCAATTCCGGCCCGTACGGCGCCTACAGCCCGGCGTCGTACGGGAGCGAAGGTGACCAGCCGCTGGTGCGCCCCTACGCCATGACCGGAGGCCGGACCCGGCCGCGCTACCAGCTCGCCATCGAGGCACTGGTCAGCACCACCGCCGACCCCTCCCAGCTGCCCGGGCTGCTGCCCGAGCACCAGCGGATCTGCCACCTGTGCCGCGAGGTGAAGTCGGTGGCGGAGGTCTCCGCGCTGCTGCACATCCCACTCGGCGTGGCACGCATCCTGGTGGCGGACCTGGCGGAGGCCGGGATGGTGGCGATCCACCAGCCGGGCGGCAGCGGCGAGGCGGGCGGCACGCCGGACGTGACGCTGCTGGAGAGGGTGCTCAGTGGACTTCGCAAGCTCTGA
- a CDS encoding roadblock/LC7 domain-containing protein, translated as MSQAAQNLNWLITNFVENTPGVSHTVVVSADGLLLAMSEGFPRDRADQLAAVASGLTSLTSGASRIFEGGTVNQTVVEMERGFLFIMSVSDGSSLAVLAHPECDIGLVGYEMALLVDRAGTVLTPDLRAELQGSLLN; from the coding sequence ATGAGCCAGGCGGCGCAGAATCTGAACTGGTTGATCACCAACTTCGTGGAGAACACCCCCGGGGTGTCCCACACGGTCGTGGTCTCCGCGGACGGTCTGCTCCTCGCCATGTCCGAGGGCTTCCCCCGGGACCGCGCCGACCAGTTGGCGGCGGTGGCCTCCGGTCTGACGTCGCTGACCTCCGGCGCCTCGCGCATCTTCGAGGGCGGGACCGTCAACCAGACGGTGGTGGAGATGGAGCGCGGTTTCCTCTTCATCATGTCCGTCTCCGACGGGTCGTCGCTGGCCGTACTGGCGCACCCCGAGTGCGACATCGGCCTCGTCGGCTACGAGATGGCCCTGCTGGTCGACCGTGCGGGCACCGTCCTCACGCCCGATCTGCGTGCGGAACTGCAGGGCAGTCTGCTGAACTGA
- a CDS encoding nitrate- and nitrite sensing domain-containing protein — translation MQGRFKRDGNAAADPELRGGTDRERTPGEDAADGGKPKNSPSGPGSRMALRNWRISTRLVSLLALPVVAATTLGALRVNTELENIDQLDKMQLLTEMTRQATELADALQVERDKSAGPLAGSGNVKDDQGVVAPREATDRAKVSFNQATGDIKPDDATMAGVRATVLEIGRQLNTLNEIRANAYKDDENVTRTVTAYNQLITSLLGLSQDMAQATSNPEMIRSTRALAAFSSAKEYASMQRALVSAGLAHPGGPELSANDRQAGRTAEDDEKAARDRFSQIYNGNAGTLTRGLDGNNDEIKAAYAFAHRAFASPTGIRSQEYKYLDWYDSDTVKIDEMSRIETSLLSEMEQKSRELRNAATQDAILNGAVILLVLGVSLVGAFVVARSMVRSLRRLQDTAQRVSQDRLPELVKQLSESDPQDVDTSVESVGVHSRDEIGRVAAAFDEVHREAVRLASEQALLRGNVNAMFTNLSRRSQGLIQRQLSLISELESREADPDQLSSLFKLDHLATRMRRNGENLLVLAGEEPGRRWTRPVPLVDVLRAAASEVEQYERIELNAVPQTEVAGRVVNDLVHLLAELLENATSFSSPQTKVKVTGHALPDGRVLVEIHDTGIGLSPEDLSAINERLASPPTVDVSVSRRMGLFVVGRLSLRHGIRIQLRPSDSGGTTALVMLPVDVAQGGKKPAPSTAKSGGKPEGGAPTSRLAGLQPRGQVGSGPGGRAALPGRGGAPGGAPNAFGAPAPGGRTAPDRGADGRPALPVRGADADRGAEDGRTPTVAPPAGLPGREERPQLPTRAAGPAELPGGGAGRGSADAGQPGEAPLGVRRDRGTDDDWPLAPREAQDLPRGHEEPETPGPFGRPAPAAGPGDTAAFPRPDFGGPRPGADDAPGAGREPARAAGGPGDSGRFPRPDGDTGQFPRPDGDTGQFPRPEADNRQYDTGQFDTGRFPQPDAGRFDAAPSESTGQFETPGRFETGQFETTGQFPRPEGERPEPGRQVRQPDAGRAPAGQDPLGDPLGTTDAGPVDDRTPIFDTIESNWFNTPASAAAGVPPLPRRGAGQEGQDRTTQDRTAENRTAQDRTAQDRAAENRAAQERAARPGAGRGETPAGGIPAAGARTGAPADASAQWRTSPNDEAWRQAEQVRQPASGGVTTSGLPRRVPRANLVAGTAQQQAPQNGPQVSRAPSDVRGRLTNLRRGIQQGRQAGTSSTGTHGIVDPTHQQER, via the coding sequence GTGCAGGGACGTTTCAAGAGGGATGGCAACGCTGCGGCGGACCCGGAGCTGCGCGGCGGCACAGACCGCGAGCGGACTCCGGGCGAGGACGCCGCGGACGGAGGCAAGCCCAAGAACAGCCCCAGCGGGCCCGGCAGTCGAATGGCGCTGCGCAACTGGCGCATCAGCACCCGCCTGGTCTCCCTGCTCGCGCTGCCCGTCGTCGCCGCGACGACCCTGGGCGCGCTGCGCGTCAACACCGAGCTGGAGAACATCGACCAGCTCGACAAAATGCAGCTGCTCACCGAGATGACCCGGCAGGCCACCGAGCTGGCCGACGCCCTCCAGGTCGAGCGGGACAAGTCGGCCGGCCCGCTGGCCGGCAGCGGCAACGTCAAGGACGACCAGGGCGTGGTCGCCCCGCGCGAGGCCACCGACCGCGCCAAGGTCTCCTTCAACCAGGCCACCGGCGACATCAAGCCGGACGACGCCACCATGGCCGGCGTGCGCGCCACCGTGCTGGAGATCGGCCGCCAGCTCAACACCCTCAACGAGATCCGCGCCAACGCCTACAAGGACGACGAGAACGTCACGCGGACCGTCACCGCCTACAACCAGCTGATCACCTCCCTGTTGGGCCTCTCGCAGGACATGGCGCAGGCCACCAGCAACCCCGAGATGATCCGCAGCACCCGTGCGCTGGCCGCGTTCTCGTCGGCCAAGGAGTACGCGTCGATGCAGCGCGCCCTGGTCAGCGCCGGCCTGGCGCACCCGGGCGGCCCGGAGCTCTCGGCCAACGACCGGCAGGCCGGCCGCACCGCCGAGGACGACGAGAAGGCGGCCCGGGACCGCTTCTCGCAGATCTACAACGGCAACGCCGGCACGCTCACCCGCGGCCTGGACGGCAACAACGACGAGATCAAGGCCGCCTACGCGTTCGCGCACCGCGCCTTCGCCAGCCCGACCGGCATCCGCAGCCAGGAGTACAAGTACCTCGACTGGTACGACTCCGACACCGTCAAGATCGACGAGATGTCGCGGATCGAGACCTCGCTGCTCTCCGAGATGGAGCAGAAGTCCCGCGAGCTGCGCAACGCCGCGACCCAGGACGCGATCCTCAACGGTGCGGTGATCCTGCTGGTCCTCGGCGTCTCGCTGGTCGGCGCGTTCGTCGTGGCCCGCTCCATGGTCCGCTCGCTGCGCCGGCTCCAGGACACCGCGCAGAGGGTCTCCCAGGACCGGCTGCCCGAGCTGGTCAAGCAGCTGTCCGAGTCCGACCCGCAGGACGTGGACACCTCCGTCGAGTCGGTCGGTGTGCACAGCCGGGACGAGATCGGCCGGGTGGCCGCGGCGTTCGACGAGGTGCACCGCGAGGCCGTCCGCCTCGCCTCCGAGCAGGCGCTGCTGCGGGGCAACGTCAACGCGATGTTCACCAACCTCTCGCGCCGCTCCCAGGGCCTGATCCAGCGTCAGCTCTCGCTGATCTCCGAACTGGAGTCCCGTGAGGCCGACCCGGACCAGCTCTCCTCGCTCTTCAAGCTCGACCACCTCGCCACCCGTATGCGCCGCAACGGCGAGAACCTCCTCGTTCTCGCCGGTGAGGAGCCCGGCCGCCGCTGGACCCGTCCGGTCCCGCTGGTCGACGTGCTCCGCGCCGCCGCGTCCGAGGTGGAGCAGTACGAGCGGATCGAGCTGAACGCCGTTCCGCAGACCGAGGTCGCCGGCCGGGTCGTCAACGACCTCGTGCACCTGCTGGCCGAGCTGCTGGAGAACGCCACCTCGTTCTCCTCGCCGCAGACCAAGGTCAAGGTCACCGGTCACGCGCTGCCCGACGGCCGGGTGCTGGTCGAGATCCACGACACCGGCATCGGCCTCTCCCCCGAGGACCTCTCGGCGATCAACGAGCGGCTGGCCAGCCCGCCGACCGTGGACGTCTCGGTGTCCCGGCGGATGGGTCTGTTCGTGGTCGGCCGGCTGTCCCTGCGGCACGGCATCCGCATCCAGCTGCGGCCGTCCGACTCCGGCGGCACCACCGCGCTCGTCATGCTGCCGGTCGACGTCGCCCAGGGCGGCAAGAAGCCGGCGCCGAGCACCGCCAAGAGCGGCGGCAAGCCCGAGGGCGGCGCGCCCACCAGCCGGCTGGCCGGGCTCCAGCCGCGCGGCCAGGTCGGTTCCGGCCCCGGCGGGCGGGCCGCGCTGCCCGGCCGTGGCGGCGCCCCCGGCGGTGCCCCGAACGCCTTCGGCGCGCCGGCCCCCGGCGGCCGTACCGCGCCGGACCGCGGCGCCGACGGGCGGCCCGCGCTGCCGGTGCGCGGTGCGGATGCGGACCGCGGTGCCGAGGACGGCCGCACCCCGACCGTGGCGCCGCCCGCCGGCCTGCCCGGTCGCGAGGAGCGGCCGCAGCTTCCGACGCGTGCCGCCGGACCGGCCGAGCTGCCGGGCGGCGGGGCCGGACGTGGCTCCGCGGACGCGGGGCAGCCGGGCGAGGCGCCGCTGGGCGTGCGCCGGGACCGCGGCACCGACGACGACTGGCCGCTGGCGCCCAGGGAGGCGCAGGACCTGCCGCGTGGCCACGAGGAGCCGGAGACCCCCGGTCCCTTCGGCCGGCCCGCGCCGGCCGCCGGCCCCGGCGACACCGCGGCGTTCCCCCGGCCCGACTTCGGCGGCCCGCGGCCCGGCGCGGACGACGCCCCGGGCGCCGGCCGCGAGCCGGCCCGGGCGGCCGGCGGCCCCGGCGACAGCGGGCGCTTCCCGCGGCCGGACGGCGACACGGGGCAGTTCCCGCGGCCGGACGGCGACACCGGGCAGTTCCCGCGCCCCGAAGCCGACAACAGGCAGTACGACACCGGGCAGTTCGACACGGGCCGGTTCCCGCAGCCCGACGCCGGGCGGTTCGACGCCGCGCCGTCGGAGAGCACCGGGCAGTTCGAGACCCCCGGCCGCTTCGAGACCGGCCAGTTCGAGACCACCGGGCAGTTCCCGCGTCCCGAGGGCGAACGGCCGGAGCCGGGCCGGCAGGTCCGGCAGCCGGACGCCGGACGGGCCCCGGCGGGCCAGGACCCGCTCGGCGATCCGCTGGGCACCACGGACGCCGGCCCCGTCGACGACCGCACGCCGATCTTCGACACCATCGAGTCCAACTGGTTCAACACCCCGGCCTCGGCGGCCGCCGGTGTGCCGCCGCTGCCGCGCCGCGGCGCCGGCCAGGAGGGCCAGGACCGCACCACCCAGGACCGCACGGCCGAGAACCGCACCGCCCAGGACCGCACCGCCCAGGACCGCGCGGCGGAGAACCGCGCGGCCCAGGAGCGCGCGGCCCGGCCCGGTGCCGGCCGGGGCGAGACGCCCGCCGGCGGCATACCGGCCGCCGGGGCCCGCACCGGCGCCCCGGCCGACGCCTCCGCGCAGTGGCGCACCTCGCCGAACGACGAGGCGTGGCGGCAGGCGGAGCAGGTCCGCCAGCCGGCCTCGGGCGGGGTCACCACGTCCGGGCTGCCCCGTCGGGTGCCGCGCGCCAACCTCGTCGCCGGCACGGCGCAGCAGCAGGCCCCGCAGAACGGTCCGCAGGTCTCCCGCGCGCCCAGCGACGTGCGCGGCCGGCTGACCAATCTCCGCCGGGGCATCCAGCAGGGCCGGCAGGCCGGGACGTCGTCCACCGGCACCCACGGCATTGTCGATCCCACTCACCAGCAGGAGCGTTAG
- a CDS encoding fumarylacetoacetate hydrolase family protein — protein MRIARFSIDGTVGFGVLEGDELDVIKGHPFAEFERSGRKVPLDKVRLLPPVLPNKVVGIGRNYAEHAAELGNEVPETPVTFFKPSTSVIGHGDPLAYPAFSEEVHHEAELAVVIGRMCREVPRERVKDVILGYTCANDVTARDVQRREKQWARAKGFDGSCPLGPWIETDLDPSDLTIQCTVNGEQRQLGRTSEMVRPIEDLIVHITEAMTLLPGDVVLTGTPAGVGPLHDGDTVSVTIEGIGTLTNKVIKRG, from the coding sequence GTGCGCATCGCCAGATTCTCCATCGACGGCACCGTCGGCTTCGGCGTCCTCGAAGGAGACGAACTCGACGTCATCAAGGGGCATCCGTTCGCGGAGTTCGAGCGCTCGGGCCGCAAGGTCCCCCTCGACAAGGTGCGGCTGCTGCCGCCCGTGCTCCCCAACAAGGTCGTCGGCATCGGCCGCAACTACGCCGAGCACGCCGCCGAACTGGGCAACGAGGTCCCCGAGACGCCGGTCACCTTCTTCAAGCCCTCCACCTCGGTGATCGGCCACGGCGACCCCCTCGCCTACCCCGCCTTCTCCGAGGAAGTGCACCACGAGGCGGAACTGGCCGTGGTCATCGGCCGGATGTGCCGCGAGGTGCCCCGCGAGCGGGTCAAGGACGTCATCCTCGGCTACACCTGCGCCAACGACGTCACCGCGCGCGACGTCCAGCGCCGCGAGAAGCAGTGGGCCCGCGCCAAGGGCTTCGACGGCTCCTGCCCCCTGGGCCCCTGGATCGAGACGGACCTGGACCCGAGCGACCTCACCATCCAGTGCACCGTCAACGGCGAACAGCGCCAGCTCGGCCGTACCAGCGAGATGGTCCGCCCGATCGAGGACCTGATCGTCCACATCACCGAGGCGATGACGCTGCTCCCCGGCGACGTCGTCCTCACGGGCACCCCGGCCGGGGTCGGCCCGCTCCACGACGGCGACACGGTCTCCGTCACCATCGAAGGCATCGGCACTCTCACCAACAAGGTGATCAAGCGTGGCTAA
- the gltX gene encoding glutamate--tRNA ligase, translating into MANATPGTPVRVRFCPSPTGNPHVGLVRTALFNWAYARHTGGQLVFRIEDTDAARDSEESYQQLLDAFHWLGFDWDEGPEVGGPHAPYRQSQRMDLYKDVAEKLLAAGHAYPCYCTTEELDTRREAARKAGRPSGYDGACRELTAEQKAAYEAEGRSSIVRFRMPDEPITFTDLVRGELTFTPENVPDYGIVRANGAPLYTLVNPVDDALMGITHVLRGEDLLSSTPRQIALYRALIELGVASAVPEFGHLPYVMGEGNKKLSKRDPQANLNLYRERGFLPEGLLNYLSLLGWSFSADQDIFTIPEMIEKFDIADVNANPARFDLKKAEAINAEHIRRLDPKDFAAACEPWLKAPFANWAAEDFDQAAWEAIAPHAQTRLTVLSEITANVDFLFREQPVDDEASWTKAMKGDPVALLTTARANLHAADWTSGPEPLKQAVLAAGEEHGLKLGRAQAPVRVAVTGRTVGLPLFESLEILGKDRTLARIDAALARLTA; encoded by the coding sequence GTGGCTAACGCGACCCCCGGAACCCCCGTCCGCGTACGTTTCTGTCCCTCCCCGACCGGCAACCCGCACGTCGGCCTGGTCCGTACCGCCCTGTTCAACTGGGCCTACGCCCGGCACACCGGCGGCCAGCTGGTCTTCCGCATCGAGGACACCGACGCGGCCCGCGACTCCGAGGAGTCCTACCAGCAGCTGCTGGACGCGTTCCACTGGCTCGGCTTCGACTGGGACGAGGGCCCCGAGGTCGGCGGCCCGCACGCCCCCTACCGCCAGTCCCAGCGGATGGACCTCTACAAGGACGTCGCCGAGAAGCTGCTCGCCGCCGGCCACGCCTACCCCTGCTACTGCACCACCGAGGAGCTCGACACCCGCCGCGAGGCCGCCCGCAAGGCCGGCCGGCCCTCCGGCTACGACGGCGCCTGCCGCGAGCTGACCGCCGAGCAGAAGGCCGCCTACGAGGCCGAGGGCCGCTCCTCGATCGTCCGCTTCCGGATGCCCGACGAGCCGATCACCTTCACCGACCTGGTCCGCGGCGAACTCACCTTCACCCCGGAGAACGTCCCCGACTACGGCATCGTCCGGGCCAACGGCGCACCGCTCTACACCCTGGTCAACCCGGTCGACGACGCCCTGATGGGCATCACCCACGTCCTGCGCGGCGAGGACCTGCTCTCCTCCACCCCCCGCCAGATCGCTCTCTACCGGGCCCTGATCGAGCTGGGCGTCGCCTCGGCCGTCCCCGAGTTCGGCCACCTGCCCTACGTCATGGGCGAGGGCAACAAGAAGCTCTCCAAGCGCGACCCGCAGGCCAACCTCAACCTCTACCGCGAGCGCGGCTTCCTCCCCGAGGGCCTGCTGAACTACCTCTCGCTGCTGGGCTGGTCGTTCTCCGCCGACCAGGACATCTTCACGATCCCCGAGATGATCGAGAAGTTCGACATCGCGGACGTCAACGCCAACCCGGCCCGCTTCGACCTCAAGAAGGCCGAGGCGATCAACGCCGAGCACATCCGCCGCCTGGACCCCAAGGACTTCGCCGCGGCCTGCGAGCCCTGGCTGAAGGCCCCGTTCGCCAACTGGGCGGCCGAGGACTTCGACCAGGCCGCGTGGGAGGCCATCGCCCCGCACGCCCAGACCCGCCTCACGGTCCTCTCCGAGATCACCGCCAACGTCGACTTCCTCTTCCGCGAGCAGCCGGTCGACGACGAGGCGTCCTGGACGAAGGCCATGAAGGGCGACCCGGTGGCCCTGCTCACCACCGCCCGCGCCAACCTCCACGCCGCGGACTGGACCTCCGGCCCCGAGCCCCTCAAGCAGGCCGTCCTCGCCGCCGGCGAGGAGCACGGCCTCAAGCTCGGCAGGGCCCAGGCCCCGGTCCGGGTCGCCGTCACCGGCCGCACCGTCGGCCTCCCCCTCTTCGAGTCCCTGGAGATCCTCGGCAAGGACCGCACCCTCGCCCGTATCGACGCGGCCCTGGCCCGGCTCACCGCCTGA
- a CDS encoding HAD family hydrolase gives MALRAVLWDIDDTLFDYTGSDRTGVLRHLRTEGLLSAYGGEAAALARWRAAMETEFARFLAGELGFLEHRRARARTFLDTPLSDAEADAWFGRYLAHYEASWELFPDSLPALEALAPLVRQAVLSNSSTANQERKLSALGIRERFEAVLCADGLGHAKPAPEAFREACATLGLPPADVLYVGDQLDVDGLGARDAGLAAVWLDRTGTGERPPAGVHRIGGLAALPELVRRVIGFGAPSTIR, from the coding sequence ATGGCCCTCCGCGCCGTCCTCTGGGACATCGACGACACCCTCTTCGACTACACCGGGTCCGACCGCACGGGTGTGCTGCGGCACCTGCGGACCGAGGGCCTGCTGTCCGCGTACGGCGGCGAGGCGGCCGCGCTGGCCCGCTGGCGGGCCGCGATGGAGACCGAGTTCGCCCGCTTCCTCGCCGGCGAGCTGGGGTTCCTGGAACACCGCAGGGCCCGCGCCCGCACGTTCCTGGACACCCCGCTGAGCGACGCCGAGGCCGACGCCTGGTTCGGCCGCTACCTCGCCCACTACGAGGCGTCCTGGGAGCTCTTCCCCGACTCACTCCCCGCCCTGGAGGCGCTGGCCCCCCTGGTGCGCCAGGCGGTGCTCTCGAACTCCTCCACCGCCAACCAGGAGCGCAAGCTCTCCGCCCTCGGCATCCGGGAGCGCTTCGAGGCGGTGCTCTGCGCCGACGGTCTGGGCCACGCCAAGCCCGCCCCCGAGGCGTTCCGGGAAGCCTGCGCGACCCTCGGCCTGCCGCCGGCCGACGTGCTCTACGTCGGCGACCAGCTCGACGTCGACGGCCTGGGCGCCCGGGACGCCGGGCTGGCGGCCGTGTGGCTGGACCGCACGGGCACCGGCGAGCGGCCCCCGGCGGGGGTACACCGCATCGGCGGGCTGGCCGCGCTTCCCGAGCTGGTGCGCCGCGTTATCGGTTTTGGAGCACCCTCCACGATCAGGTAA
- the ndgR gene encoding IclR family transcriptional regulator NdgR: MDNSSGVGVLDKAALVLSALESGPATLAGLVAATGLARPTAHRLAVALEHHRMVARDMQGRFILGPRLSELAAAAGEDRLLATAGPVLTHLRDVTGESAQLYRRQGDMRICVAAAERLSGLRDTVPVGSTLTMKAGSSAQILMAWEEPERLHRGLQGARFTATALSGVRRRGWAQSIGEREPGVASVSAPVRGPSNRVVAAVSVSGPIERLTRHPGRMHAQAVIDAAARLSEGLRRNGG; this comes from the coding sequence ATGGACAACTCTAGCGGCGTCGGCGTTCTCGACAAGGCAGCTCTGGTTCTGAGCGCTCTGGAGTCCGGTCCGGCCACCCTCGCCGGGCTGGTCGCGGCGACCGGGCTCGCACGACCCACGGCCCACCGGCTGGCCGTGGCACTGGAACACCACCGGATGGTGGCGAGGGACATGCAGGGCCGGTTCATCCTGGGCCCGCGGCTCTCCGAGCTGGCCGCGGCCGCCGGCGAGGACCGCCTCCTGGCGACGGCCGGGCCGGTGCTCACACATCTGCGCGACGTGACGGGCGAGAGCGCCCAGCTCTATCGCCGGCAGGGCGACATGCGGATCTGCGTGGCGGCGGCGGAACGGCTGTCCGGACTGCGGGACACCGTCCCGGTGGGCTCCACGCTGACGATGAAGGCCGGCTCGTCCGCCCAGATCCTGATGGCCTGGGAGGAGCCTGAGCGGCTGCACCGCGGCCTCCAGGGCGCCCGCTTCACCGCCACCGCGCTCTCCGGCGTACGGCGCCGCGGCTGGGCCCAGTCGATCGGCGAGCGGGAGCCCGGCGTGGCCTCCGTCTCCGCGCCCGTCCGCGGCCCCTCCAACCGCGTGGTGGCCGCCGTATCGGTCTCCGGCCCGATCGAGCGCCTGACCCGCCACCCGGGCCGGATGCACGCCCAGGCGGTCATCGACGCCGCCGCCCGCCTCTCCGAGGGCCTGCGCCGCAACGGCGGCTAG
- the leuC gene encoding 3-isopropylmalate dehydratase large subunit, protein MGRTLAEKVWDDHVVRRAEGEPDLLFIDLHLLHEVTSPQAFDGLRKAGRRVRRTDLTIATEDHNTPTLDIDKPIADPVSRTQLETLRKNCAEFGVRLHPLGDVEQGVVHVVGPQLGLTQPGTTVVCGDSHTSTHGAFGALAFGIGTSQVEHVLATQTLPMAPFRTMAITVDGELPDGVTAKDLILAIIARIGTGGGQGYVIEYRGAAIEKLSMEARMTICNMSIEAGARAGMIAPDRTTFDYLQGRDHAPQGADWDAAVAYWKTLRTDDDAVFDAEVVIDAAELAPFVTWGTNPGQGAPLSARVPDPASYEDPSERQAAEKALEYMGLTAGQPLREISVDTVFVGSCTNGRIEDLRSAASILQGRKVADGVRMLVVPGSVRVALQAVEEGLDKVFTGAGAEWRHAGCSMCLGMNPDQLAPGERSASTSNRNFEGRQGKGGRTHLVSPQVAAATAVLGHLASPADLVGQSDVATPAGV, encoded by the coding sequence ATGGGACGGACACTTGCGGAGAAGGTCTGGGACGACCATGTCGTCCGGCGCGCGGAAGGCGAGCCCGACCTTCTCTTCATCGATCTGCACCTGCTGCACGAGGTCACCAGCCCGCAGGCGTTCGACGGTCTCCGCAAGGCCGGCCGCCGGGTGCGGCGGACGGACCTGACCATCGCCACCGAGGACCACAACACCCCGACCCTCGACATCGACAAGCCCATCGCCGACCCGGTCTCGCGGACCCAGCTGGAGACCCTGCGCAAGAACTGCGCGGAGTTCGGTGTCCGGCTGCACCCGCTGGGCGACGTCGAGCAGGGCGTCGTCCACGTCGTGGGACCGCAGTTGGGACTGACCCAGCCCGGCACCACCGTGGTCTGCGGTGACAGCCACACCTCCACCCACGGCGCGTTCGGCGCGCTGGCGTTCGGCATCGGCACCAGCCAGGTCGAGCACGTCCTGGCGACCCAGACGCTGCCGATGGCGCCGTTTCGGACCATGGCGATCACCGTGGACGGCGAGCTGCCCGACGGCGTCACCGCCAAGGACCTGATCCTGGCGATCATCGCCAGGATCGGCACCGGCGGCGGCCAGGGCTACGTCATCGAGTACCGCGGCGCGGCCATCGAGAAGCTGTCGATGGAAGCCCGGATGACCATCTGCAACATGTCGATCGAGGCGGGCGCCCGGGCCGGCATGATCGCCCCCGACCGCACCACCTTCGACTACCTGCAGGGCCGTGACCACGCGCCGCAGGGCGCCGACTGGGACGCCGCCGTCGCGTACTGGAAGACGCTGCGCACCGACGACGACGCGGTCTTCGACGCCGAGGTCGTCATCGACGCCGCCGAGCTGGCGCCGTTCGTCACCTGGGGCACCAACCCCGGCCAGGGCGCGCCGCTTTCGGCGCGCGTCCCCGACCCGGCTTCGTACGAGGACCCCTCGGAGCGGCAGGCCGCCGAAAAGGCCCTGGAATACATGGGGTTGACGGCGGGTCAGCCGCTGCGTGAGATCTCCGTGGACACCGTCTTCGTAGGTTCGTGCACCAACGGCCGCATCGAGGACCTGCGCTCGGCGGCCTCGATCCTCCAGGGCCGCAAGGTGGCCGACGGCGTGCGGATGCTCGTCGTCCCCGGTTCGGTCCGGGTCGCGCTGCAGGCCGTCGAGGAGGGGCTGGACAAGGTCTTCACCGGCGCCGGCGCCGAATGGCGGCACGCGGGCTGCTCGATGTGCCTGGGCATGAACCCCGACCAGCTGGCGCCCGGCGAGCGCTCCGCGTCCACCTCCAACCGCAACTTCGAGGGCCGGCAGGGCAAGGGCGGCCGCACCCACCTGGTCTCGCCCCAGGTCGCCGCCGCAACGGCGGTTCTCGGCCATCTGGCCTCACCGGCCGACCTGGTCGGCCAGTCCGACGTCGCCACGCCCGCGGGAGTCTGA